From Astyanax mexicanus isolate ESR-SI-001 chromosome 11, AstMex3_surface, whole genome shotgun sequence, the proteins below share one genomic window:
- the LOC111196720 gene encoding GTPase IMAP family member 8-like → MELRAVVFGGKFSGKTLLINAVFSNNLPQNQKRTAHCQKHQGNVLGRELTLVDTPGWWKHFLLSDTATFLKQELIQGVSLVNPGPHAIILAIEIDIPFEEKHRKAAEDHLKLLGGQIWKYAFVVFTRSHSLRERTIEEHIEHEGKALQWLIEKCGNRYCEFDSTVPNNTSQIKQMLEMIENIVQRNNSCYFQIEAKILEEATEWRETVKTKAKSRELKQLEQGTELDKDELRIALLGWVIAGKSSAGNIILNKQVFVTGQSTVNCYTAHGVVDGRPVTVLDTPSWFKYFPSQFTPPWIMSEILQNQTLTSPHCILLVIPGDTSFKEEQRKVIEENMSFLGEQVWRHTIVLFTWGDILGDLTIEEHIESEGEALQWVIDKCENRYHVFNNEERENRAQVTELFQKIDEMMTRNIFFRPSIEMFGRIPAQDEVNTHSEASSDDSDLQDIVRYVDEEWRRRNKKLLERVTKVEEDMKARLLKSDKSLEFPPNFSGTTLNTKPEDSIEKQEPETEPESCNLNEKKRPLQIKEIKDMFDREWSRREEALMGRVLEMFSELRCDAHSEPTEHDKEKSKLKVTDWLQNQSLGYNSASGSNQSDT, encoded by the exons ATGG agCTTAGAGCTGTGGTGTTTGGAGGGAAGTTTTCTGGGAAGACTTTACTGATCAATGCTGTGTTCAGCAACAATTTGCCTCAGAATCAAAAGAGGACTGCTCACTGTCAGAAACATCAGGGAAATGTGCTCGGAAGAGAACTGACCCTTGTCGACACTCCAGGCTGGTGGAAGCATTTTCTACTAAGTGATACAGCAACCTTTTTAAAACAGGAGCTCATTCAAGGAGTTTCTCTGGTCAATCCAGGACCCCATGCCATTATATTGGCCATTGAGATTGACATTCCATTCGAAGAGAAGCACAGGAAAGCTGCAGAGGATCACCTTAAACTTCTTGGTGGCCAGATCTGGAAATATGCTTTTGTTGTGTTCACGAGAAGCCATTCTCTGAGGGAGAGAACTATAGAGGAGCACATTGAACATGAGGGAAAAGCCCTCCAGTGGCTAATTGAAAAATGTGGGAACAGATATTGTGAATTTGACAGTACAGTCCCAAATAACACTTCTCAAATCAAACAGATGCTGGAAATGATTGAGAACATAGTACAAAGAaacaatagttgttactttcaaaTTGAGGCTAAAATACTGGAGGAGGCTACAGAGTGGAGGGAAACAGTGAAGACCAAAGCAAAATCCAGGGAGTTAAAACAGCTAGAACAAGGAACCGAGCTTGACAAAGACG AGCTAAGAATTGCATTGCTGGGTTGGGTGATTGCTGGAAAGAGTTCAGCtggtaacatcattctgaacaaacAAGTGTTTGTAACTGGTCAAAGTACAGTTAATTGTTACACTGCACATGGAGTAGTGGATGGAAGACCTGTAACTGTGCTCGATACACCCAGCTGGTTTAAGTACTTTCCTTCTCAGTTCACTCCACCATGGATAATGTCAGAAATTCTACAGAATCAGACCCTTACCTCTCCACACTGCATCCTTCTCGTGATTCCTGGAGACACTTCATTCAAGGAGGAACAGAGAAAAGTAATTGAAGAGAATATGAGCTTCCTTGGAGAGCAAGTTTGGAGACACACCATTGTCCTTTTCACATGGGGTGATATACTTGGAGATCTGACCATAGAAGAGCACATTGAGAGCGAAGGTGAAGCCCTCCAATGGGTGATAGATAAATGTGAGAACAGATATCACGTCTTCAACAATGAGGAAAGAGAAAACCGTGCTCAGGTTACGGAGCTTTTCCAGAAGATTGATGAGATGATGACTAGAAACATTTTTTTCCGGCCAAGTATCGAGATGTTTGGTAGGATTCCAGCACAAGATGAAGTGAACACACATTCAGAAGCAAGCAGTGATGATAGTGATTTACAGGACATTGTGCGATATGTTGATGAGGAATGGAGGAGAAGAAACAAAAAGCTTCTTGAAAGGGTTACAAAGGTGGAGGAAGACATGAAGGCAAGACTCCTAAAAAGTGACAAAAGTTTGGAATTTCCTCCAAATT TCAGTGGGACAACTTTGAACACTAAACCAGAGGACAGCATTGAGAAGCAAGAGCCTGAAACAGAACCAGAGTCATGTA ATCTAAATGAGAAAAAACGACCCTTACAAATCAAGGAAATAAAGGATATGTTTGATCGAGAGTGGAGCAGACGAGAGGAGGCATTAATGGGAAGAGTTCTGGAAATGTTTAGTGAGCTCAGATGTG ATGCACATTCAGAGCCAACCGAACATGACAAAGAAAAATCAAAACTGAAAGTCACAGACTGGTTACAAAATCAGTCTCTCGGATACAATTCAGCTTCAGGCAGTAATCAATCAGACACTTGA